GCATTAAGAGGCTCATAGCTAGAAAAATAACTCAAATCATGACTGACATGATCAGTGGCACCACTGTTAATCACCCAAGGAGATTTTAGGCAAGTAAGTAAACAAAGTTTACCTGCAAGATTAGCAGAATGTGTCACTTCTGGATCAGGAGCATGAGAGTTTGAGCTAGATTCTCCTTTACGCATCTGTTGAACATACTGCTTCTACTGCTCATAAGTAGGAATGTCCTTATTGGAATCAGCTCTAGAAGTGTCGCCAATATCACCTTGCACAGTTGCTgctatttttttgtctttgaaATCTTTAAAAAATGGAGGAAATCCATGAACCTCGAAACATCTCTCATAGCTATGTCCAGGAATTTTGCAGCGAGTGCAGTAATAGGAAGAAGCAGGCCTTTTGTTTTGGTTATTGAACCTGTTCTTagagttgttgttgttgttgaaggAATTAGAACCAGAGTTCCACCTATTACCACCACTGTCCTGTCTAGAATTCCATCTATTAGCGAAATTTCTAGAATCAGAAGCTTGAGACCTATTAGCTTGAAAAGCCATTGACTCAGTATTTGAATGAGATAGCTCTTTGTGAGTCTCCTCCTGAGTGAAAAGTCTGTATGCTTGAGAAATGTTAGGTAGTGGGCTCATCATAAGGATATTACCTCTTACACTAGATAAATTATCATTCAACTTCATCATGAATTGCATGAGTCTCTGATCTTGCTGCTGTGTGAGAACTCTTTTGGTCAGATCGCAAGTACATTTTTGACAAGTGCAGTAAGGAAGTGGATTCACAGCTGAAAGTTCATCCCAAACTactttattttagtgaaaaatgCCATTACAAAAAAATTGCCTTGACTGATATCATGCAACTGTTGCTCCAAGGAGTAAATCTGAGTTGCAAAGGTTTGACCAAATCTCTCTTCTAGGTCATTCTAGATAGCTGCAGCAGCGTCAAAATACATTACACTTTTGGCAATTTGAGTGTCTAAATTGAAGAGAATCCAAGTGGTTATCATGTCATTGCATCTGATCCAAGGCTGATAACAAGAATCATCATTAGATGGTTTAGGAATGTGGCCATTGATGAAAGACAACTTATTTTTGGCTGATAAGGCAATCACCATACACCTTTTCTAATCAGCAAAATTATAGCCATTGAAGTTCACAGAAACTAATTGAAGTGATGTTTGATCGGATGGATGAATGAAGTATACATTTTCAGGATCTTGATTAGGATTAATAGGATTAGAAGACATTTGAGAAGAATGTAAGAAAGAtgaaaaacaagaaaagaatTGATCAAGAACTTAGAACGAAATTGAACTggaattgatgaataatgatgaATCAGTAATCAGAAATGAATCAGAAATAGAAAATTGCAGAGTCAAACACAGATGATCAAAGAACAGATGTTTCAACATAAATCAATGAACAAGAAATGAAGAGAAAGAATCAAGAATTATGAACAAGAAAACAGATCAGGAACAAGGAACTTCAACAATTCAACTTACAACAATCTGCATTGCAAGAATAAGATCAGgaaaaaaagaatcaaattcaattagCAATcctttagctctgataccatattgcAAAAGAGCAGAGACCttaagagaaagagagaataatatttattttaatcaatCTGTGTGTATTTTTGAATATTCCTTTTACTACAATATATATTAACCAATTCTGTTACTACAATGCCACATCATTTTTATCTGTTATGTGTGATAATGACAGATAACTAATTAGGATAATAGCTAAAAGGCACGTGCACTTAATGTTGTAGCTACATGATGTGTAGCAGTAATAGAGACAGCTGAGGCTAATGGAGTTGCAGTATCTCCAACAGACTTGGAGTGGATGAGTTGGCCGAAAAAGATAATATTGTTTTACTATCCAAGGCTGGAAGTGATGATTTCTTATACACAATGGCTGGTGATCAATGGCTATTCTTATGTGATATTCGCAAATCACAATCACCGTTGCTGAAATGGGCTCACAATTTGAATGAGCCACGTTACATGTCTGTGTTGCCTCTGTCTGAGATGTGATCATTTCCAGATGATGTTCATGCTGAGGCGTCAGCGATTATACTTGGATCTTTATGGAACAACGAGTTTTGTTTTTTCTGTTATGGGCGTCAAGCTCCTGCTACTACATCTACAAACTCTTTTTAtgcaaattttaatttatatcttTCTAATTCCTTTTATGCGTGGGAGCTTCCATCAGCTTTCTTGGTATCTGCTCAAGATTGCCCCTGTGGTGATTGCCTTATAAATGAGGAGTTTTCAAAGGAAAATCTTCCTGGATGGATCGCTTGGCAAAGTAAACGGCAATTAGTTCTTGGTTTTCTCATTCTTAGGAAGAATCTCTGTTCTTTATTACCCGAAATCGGAGAGCATGGTGGTTTTACACTTGTCCGATTGATGTCCAATGGAACGCTTCAATCCCAACAGTACTGTGCCTCTTGGGAAATGACCTGCAGCATTTTGACAACAGCGCATGGGGAAATGAGTCAGCCTTGTAGAGATTCTTTGCTATGCTCCATGGGTGATGAGGAATATAAATATCGCAGGAGGTTCCATTATATTAAACTTGAGAATCTGCACGCTCATTTGAATGATAAAATTGGGAAatcaatgtttacaaaatttattaGCGGTTCTGCAGGTAGATTATGTGAATATGAACCAACAGTGTCTCACCTTGATGTTGATGTTTTCATGGATGTCAACATGCCCACTAGCTTATACGAGATTGTCAGTAGATTAATGTGGACTGCATTACATGTTAATGTTTTGAAGGAAGCTTTTCCAGATCATAGTGAAGTTGTTGCGATAAAGAGTAAAAAGGTACCCCCGGAATTTCCCGTCATTCCTGAAGGAAATCAGTTACCTCCCTTCTTTTTAAGAAAACCTTATTCTGGGTGCAGTAATAAGCAAGGAGAAGATATTGTGGGTCCTGTTCTTCCCCTCTCTGTATCCCTGGTTTTGAAAGAGATCAAAAAACATGGTAATTCTTTTGTGGACCAAGTAAATGACTTTTCAACTGAATATAAATTCACTCGTCTATGTGAATATGTGGTGAATTTCACCATGAAAAAATTCACTGATGATTTAAACAAAAAACAGGACAAAAACTTAGAGGAGACCTGGGTTGATGATTCGGCCGAAACAGGACTACTGTTGTGGTATAAACCAACTTCATTCATGGATGAAGTGGAAGAACAGAAAAACTAGAGGAGAGATACAATACAATAGTTGCCAAATCTGCTGAAGATGATACTGATTTCTTTGGTGGGCTGTGTCCAATCGAGCTGAAATTTGATTCTGAGTAACAATGAAAAAGTTGATGGCTGAGAAATCAAGTTCCTTTAAAATGTTGAAGAAACAATTTTTACACTGCCAAAATGGGTTTAAGCCATATAAGgaattttgcatgaaactataGAAATATTCACAGAATATTTCTGTGTATTCTAGGATCAatagataatatttttattctcttattaatgTAAACAATATCATACCGATATTCTCGTTGCCTTTCTTAGTCTCACAGTTGATGTATATACATTAAAGGGTTATTCACCCAATGAATTAATAAGACCGAGTTAAACACAATCTTCCGCTGTTATATttctcatggtatcagagccgaatgGTTCAGATCCGGGAAAACTCCGATAAACCGTTCATTATACTTATCATCTACCCTCTACTTGCAAATGGATGAATCAGTAAATGAAACGATGCAAAACCAGATGTTTACCATGGAACAAATGTTTCAAATGTTTCAAATGTTCCAGAAACTCAATAAATCAAATCCCACAGAAAACCTATCCGCAATTCAACTTTCTGAAAAACTGAATTAcaacaattacacaaaatggaGCAGATTAATGCACATTGCTATTAACAGTCGTGGCAAATTGAACCATATAACCAATGAATCCCTCAAAATCACCGACCCAAATTACCCACGATGGGCCCGCCATGATTCTATAGTCATCTCCTGGATCATTGAAAATGTTAAAATACACgaagatgatcgaatgcaacaagagggaaggtgaattgttgtgtatctaactttacttcgtttttcttctaatttgcggaattttaacaaacaaaataaagcttaaacgtaaaaagcaaaaggtaaaaaagagacaaagattttacgtggaaaccttcttggcctaataaagaaggaaaaccacgaccccccgggatttcaaaattctcaatatgttttaggcaattaaatacaattacataaaacagtttgcttcacttgaagcttctcttctctaggcctaattctctttctctactttttccttctctttctcttctcacttttcacttctctattcccttagacttctcatgagtctaattacaacaaaacactcattaacccttataaggccaattctcaagagattaaaaatcaaaataattacttaagaaaaatataataaattaattggcatttaaaaacagaaaatatttttcttaaatgatctccctttaatggacactcttggatgaatatcggtttgagcaaagttcctcctatttatagtgggaacagacagcagttacctcaggcacacctcccactatcatccacgttctcaaaacaaagatagtggaattgccaaaagaataaatgaccggctgtcatttgctcaaagataaaatcagtttccttaagctaaaaatagcataggagttaaaaagaacaagatcctaaaaaataggagatcttgtTTTAGCCGTCCAAATTTGAAAGGAGActtattcaaaatgaagaataagtcttctccacattttaggcgtttaaaaaaactttttgccaattaataaattaatttaattaagcaactaattaaacttttaatcttttacattaactaaaaaacagaaaacataattttcgtaacttccagtcaatgtcttctccagacctgtatcgtggggaacagcgtactgtctccatcaaCAACTTTCATCAGAATGTttactctaggaacagtaagctgacttctaaagcaattgtccaaattcttggatattcaagacacgtacagcttccacgaacaaagtcataggcttcatcaacgattaacacaatcggatattcacctacaaaacaatctctaaaacatgtttgtttatttagaagtgaagtcatcatcaaaacctaagaggccaacaaattccccctttttgatgatgacaaactttataaacaaacttaagtatactagagtaaagcaaatgttgaagagcatgttagagattaaaacaactcttcttaacttagtaaatataatttaccaagcatatcataaaccaacttactctataaaacataatatcaaatatgttttaaaattttcaaaaataattaaactaagaagaactaatataaaatagacTAACAAAaagtattaagtattttcaagagaaacaactttaaaacagttaaaccaaaacaaacaaataaccAAAATATCCATAATGTTAAAAACAACACAGATGATAAATTTAGCATAAACATAATTAGCAGCATGATAATTAGCAGCATgatccttgcacacaacacattaTCTCCCATAGTTTAATCAATATGAATCAATTGAGATATGTAACTGTCAATTCACacagctcctcttaagtttgtgcattctcttcccccttttgtcactaatcaaaaataagataAGAAATATCAATCCTCAGCACAAAACATATAgaattgtcagtgatgaaagcaagaaacaataataaaagtaagtgccatgaacaataatcaaacctGCATAAAGTTAGTTGCcacagaccattaataaaagcaaagaaaagtagcaaatgttcaacgtaacaacaacaatgtaccccagatggtacaaagtaaaaagtgaaattgtttgtgaaatgcaACAGCcattcaaatcttaaaaaaaatagggagagggttcaaggggcagtctcttcttcatccacatattcggtctgcacttctactgtatccaactttgcaccaagacgattcTCCATCATagtaagttgatcaacaattgaagcgagtgagacacgaacttcatcttgaaaagcactgaattgagactgtaggtcaatgagcttggagagaacagaATGTGAGGAAGCTGTAGAGataggatcagcacaaccaataccaggagatgatggaaatggtggtggtgtaaagtgaataggtgatggaggtggtgatggagagtgatttggtggtggagtgtgatttggtggtggagtggttggcttgggagagagaggttcatttgaagtaggctcaggaatggtttcagaagtgatatcatcaaccaatgcagccttttgttttgaagcaagcctcttaCTCTTTCTTTAAACtgctttacccttcctccttaatgcaatcacaacctcttcatcactggaatcatgacagagatcatgaggcacttcttctcctaaagcttcttcctctccttgttaCCCCTCTTTTCTTGCCCCCTCTTCCTGTTccctttcttttccttcttcagtgggaacaggcccttgttcttcctcctctacttcctcttccttttctttttcattttctttttcgtcttcattttctttttctattttttcttctttttctctttcttctcctttttccttctttatttttacttctttttcaatttcttcttcttcttcatctatttCCTCCTCATTAGAATCTACATCAACTATTTCTTCTGATTCATTTACTAacaccccttcatcatttagtttgagatgcaaattcttcagacatcttgcaccaattttcatattgggtcccattgggaactccagcccatccaatggtacccGAAACTTgcgaaaaatccatgttaacagccccccatagccaacaacattctttttctcaatgcagtcagataaatgtgatatcatcaaagatggaaaatttatttttatttgattatccatgcaataaatcaaggttgcatcacgtagactcacctcactcctcttggagtttcggggcaaaatgaatcttcgtgcaacattgtaaagtaatttatgcattggagacaagatattgtgactgattttacccttcttttgtgcaacccctaaaaacttaaaaatcgttttttcatttattcctgaaaaaactatctttgtaccaacacaatatgtatcaaacccaacatttggaacattgaaccattcccccaacaatgcgctattaaactctaattttatgttcctaaccatactagaacacattccacagtcattggaaaagtttgaaataaactctcgcataatgtttgggaaaatgggattacaactaaactcagtcatcaaaacctcccattcttgaaattttaaaatagtatgaagttgaggaaagtgtgtacagtcataccagtacttatctaccccaaatctgacggacatttcctttgcaatctcttcagcactgttaggatcaacttgcttcaaacgcttgaccgctttggaggatgattcaccttttggtgagaatatttttcgttttgttccaacattttcagtagtttcttgggatggtaatggtgcagcgttcagtaatgggggtggatgaacaatttttaagggttttggctggatgttttggtgggatgtagaggctttctttcctgatttagaagttttcttgcttgattttggtgttttcatgtttgaattttgaaaggttgaGAGAAGAA
This Amaranthus tricolor cultivar Red isolate AtriRed21 chromosome 13, ASM2621246v1, whole genome shotgun sequence DNA region includes the following protein-coding sequences:
- the LOC130798923 gene encoding uncharacterized protein LOC130798923, translated to MNHISNRLGVDELAEKDNIVLLSKAGSDDFLYTMADDVHAEASAIILGSLWNNEFCFFCYGRQAPATTSTNSFYANFNLYLSNSFYAWELPSAFLVSAQDCPCGDCLINEEFSKENLPGWIAWQSKRQLVLGFLILRKNLCSLLPEIGEHGGFTLVRLMSNGTLQSQQYCASWEMTCSILTTAHGEMSQPCRDSLLCSMGDEEYKYRRRFHYIKLENLHAHLNDKIGKSMFTKFISGSAGRLCEYEPTVSHLDVDVFMDVNMPTSLYEIVSRLMWTALHVNVLKEAFPDHSEVVAIKSKKVPPEFPVIPEGNQLPPFFLRKPYSGCSNKQGEDIVGPVLPLSVSLVLKEIKKHGNSFVDQVNDFSTEYKFTRLCEYVVNFTMKKFTDDLNKKQDKNLEETWVDDSAETGLLLWYKPTSFMDEVEEQKN
- the LOC130798922 gene encoding uncharacterized protein LOC130798922, whose product is MSSNPINPNQDPENKRCMVIALSAKNKLSFINGHIPKPSNDDSCYQPWIRCNDMITTWILFNLDTQIAKSLHDISQVWDELSAVNPLPYCTCQKCTCDLTKRVLTQQQDQRLMQFMMKLNDNLSSVRGNILMMSPLPNISQAYRLFTQEETHKELSHSNTESMAFQANRSQASDSRNFANRWNSRQDSGGNRWNSGSNSFNNNNNSKNRFNNQNKRPASSYYCTRCKIPGHSYERCFEVHGFPPFFKDFKDKKIAATVQGDIGDTSRADSNKDIPTYEQ